Proteins encoded by one window of Podarcis muralis chromosome 11, rPodMur119.hap1.1, whole genome shotgun sequence:
- the LOC114606694 gene encoding protein FAM240B-like — MNSQYIRHEVFASETGELKDFWEKTIEKQTQHFEAEKDRKQRSALARLRSEWTERLEKRLKMLKEQENEEAPN, encoded by the exons ATGAACAGTCAGTATATCCGCCATGAAGTATTTGCCTCTGAGACTGGGGAgctgaaagacttctgggaaaagaccATTGAGAAGCAGACTCAGCATTTTGAAGCGGAGAAAGATCGTAAACAAAGAAGTGCATTGGCACG ACTCAGGAGCGAATGGACAGAAAGGCTGGAGAAAAGGTTGAAAATGCTCAAAGAACAAGAGAACGAAGAAGCCCCTAACTGA